The proteins below come from a single Agromyces flavus genomic window:
- a CDS encoding dihydrolipoamide acetyltransferase family protein produces MSAREFILPDLGEGLTEAEVVAWLVQPGDEVSVDQPVVELESAKSVVQLPTPFAGVVESLGGEVGQVLHAGAVLMRLTPVGAGAESDTAVEETADGAAAQQPVPAEPGVAVPTEAATEESGAVLIGYGTRPSAATARSASAPSRFGSRRPTGPSSDESTPSPAPAAVPADSTSEPGSDADDPRAALDHDRHSPVVSPIVRRLAREHGFDATELLGSGPDGLVTRGDVEAFIQELEAARAGTHTGVTAAHAGAAPSVAPTPSPTPVPTGAGDHRVPLDRTARAAAAHFTRSRREIPEATVWMDVDATELLTARRQLQDATGERFGMTALVARFVVAGLKRHPSLNASFDADRNELVLHSAINLGLAAQTPRGLLVPVVHGAERMSLRELRDAVQARTEQATTGAFPPDALTKGTFTLNNYGTLGVDGSAAIINHPEAAMLGIGRLVERPWVVDGQLAVRTVTELTISFDHRVCDGAEAAAFLTYVARCIERPISLLADL; encoded by the coding sequence ATGAGCGCGCGCGAGTTCATCCTGCCCGACCTCGGCGAGGGCCTGACCGAGGCCGAGGTCGTCGCGTGGCTCGTGCAGCCCGGCGACGAGGTGAGCGTCGACCAGCCGGTCGTCGAGCTCGAGTCCGCGAAGTCCGTGGTGCAGCTGCCGACGCCGTTCGCGGGCGTCGTCGAGTCCCTCGGCGGCGAGGTCGGCCAGGTGCTGCACGCCGGCGCCGTGCTGATGCGGCTGACGCCGGTCGGTGCCGGCGCCGAGTCGGACACCGCGGTCGAGGAGACGGCGGACGGCGCCGCGGCCCAGCAGCCCGTCCCGGCCGAGCCCGGCGTGGCCGTGCCCACCGAGGCGGCGACAGAGGAGTCCGGCGCGGTGCTGATCGGGTACGGCACGCGCCCGAGCGCGGCGACCGCGCGCTCGGCGTCGGCGCCGTCGCGATTCGGCAGCCGGCGCCCGACCGGTCCGTCGTCCGACGAATCGACGCCGTCACCGGCGCCGGCCGCGGTGCCCGCCGACTCGACGAGCGAACCGGGCTCCGACGCCGACGACCCGCGCGCGGCCCTCGACCACGACCGCCACTCCCCCGTGGTGTCGCCGATCGTCCGTCGACTCGCGCGGGAGCACGGCTTCGACGCGACCGAGCTGCTCGGCTCGGGTCCTGACGGCCTCGTGACGCGCGGCGATGTCGAGGCCTTCATCCAGGAGCTCGAGGCGGCCCGCGCCGGCACGCACACCGGCGTCACGGCCGCCCACGCCGGGGCGGCACCATCCGTCGCACCCACGCCGAGCCCGACGCCGGTTCCGACCGGGGCCGGCGACCATCGCGTTCCGCTCGATCGGACGGCTCGGGCCGCCGCAGCGCACTTCACCCGGTCGCGCCGCGAGATCCCCGAGGCGACGGTCTGGATGGACGTGGACGCGACCGAGCTGCTGACCGCCCGGCGTCAGCTCCAAGACGCCACGGGCGAGCGCTTCGGCATGACGGCGCTCGTGGCGCGCTTCGTGGTCGCTGGGCTGAAGCGCCATCCGTCGCTGAATGCGAGCTTCGACGCCGACCGCAACGAGCTGGTGCTGCACTCGGCGATCAACCTCGGCCTCGCGGCGCAGACCCCTCGCGGGCTGCTCGTGCCGGTCGTCCACGGCGCCGAGCGGATGTCGCTGCGCGAGTTGCGCGACGCCGTGCAGGCACGCACCGAGCAGGCGACCACCGGCGCGTTCCCGCCGGACGCGCTGACGAAGGGCACCTTCACGCTGAACAACTACGGCACGCTGGGCGTCGACGGCTCCGCGGCGATCATCAACCACCCGGAAGCCGCCATGCTCGGCATCGGGCGGCTCGTCGAACGACCCTGGGTGGTCGACGGGCAGCTCGCCGTGCGCACCGTGACCGAGCTGACGATCTCGTTCGATCATCGCGTCTGCGACGGCGCCGAGGCGGCCGCGTTCCTCACCTACGTCGCGCGGTGCATCGAGCGGCCGATCTCGTTGCTCGCGGATCTCTGA
- a CDS encoding alpha-ketoacid dehydrogenase subunit beta, translating into MSATATERAADAAASAPQPLTMAGALNAALRDAMEADDRVVLYGEDVGPLGGVFRVTDGLQARFGDERVWDSPLAESGIIGTAVGMAMYGLRPVVEMQFDAFSYPAFEQIVSHVAKMRNRTKGRVALPMVIRIPCAGAIGGVEHHSDSSEAYWTATPGLTVVMPSNPADAYSMLREAIESDDPVVFMEPKSRYWSKANLELPVRTAPMDRAEVVREGTDVTLIGYGPTVRTALDAAAAAEAEGLSIEVVDLRSLSPFDDETVGVSVRKTSRAAVIHEAAQFGGYGAEVAARLTERNFFHLAAPILRITGWDIPFPSPKLEEHHLPTPDRVLDALASWEWDLA; encoded by the coding sequence ATGAGCGCGACGGCGACCGAACGTGCGGCGGATGCCGCGGCATCCGCCCCTCAGCCCCTGACCATGGCGGGCGCGCTCAACGCCGCGCTGCGCGACGCGATGGAGGCCGACGACCGCGTCGTGCTGTACGGCGAGGACGTCGGCCCGCTCGGCGGCGTGTTCCGCGTGACCGACGGCCTGCAGGCACGCTTCGGCGACGAACGCGTGTGGGACTCGCCCCTCGCGGAGTCGGGCATCATCGGCACCGCGGTCGGCATGGCCATGTACGGCCTGCGTCCCGTCGTCGAGATGCAGTTCGACGCGTTCAGCTATCCCGCCTTCGAGCAGATCGTGTCGCACGTGGCGAAGATGCGGAACCGGACGAAGGGCCGCGTCGCGCTGCCCATGGTCATCCGCATCCCATGCGCCGGTGCGATCGGCGGCGTCGAGCACCACTCCGACTCCTCCGAGGCGTACTGGACCGCGACCCCCGGCCTCACCGTGGTGATGCCGTCGAACCCCGCCGACGCGTACTCGATGCTGCGCGAGGCCATCGAGAGCGACGACCCGGTCGTGTTCATGGAGCCGAAGAGCCGCTACTGGTCGAAGGCGAACCTCGAGCTGCCCGTCCGCACCGCGCCCATGGACCGAGCCGAGGTCGTGCGCGAGGGAACCGACGTGACGCTCATCGGGTACGGCCCCACCGTTCGGACCGCGCTCGACGCGGCGGCCGCCGCCGAGGCCGAGGGGCTCTCGATCGAGGTCGTCGACCTGCGGAGCCTGTCGCCGTTCGACGACGAGACGGTCGGCGTGTCGGTGCGGAAGACCTCGCGCGCGGCGGTCATCCACGAGGCGGCGCAGTTCGGCGGCTACGGCGCCGAGGTCGCTGCCCGACTGACCGAGCGCAACTTCTTCCACCTCGCCGCGCCGATCCTGCGCATCACGGGGTGGGACATCCCGTTCCCGTCGCCGAAGCTCGAGGAGCACCACCTGCCGACACCCGATCGCGTCCTGGACGCGCTCGCCTCGTGGGAATGGGACCTGGCATGA